The stretch of DNA gtgtatcacaacaaactggaaaattcttaaattgatggggataccagaccaccttacctgtctcctgagaaacctaaaCTAGttccaagaagcaacagttagaaccagacatggaacaatggactagttcaaaattgggaaaggaatatctcaaggctgtatattatttttttgcttacttaacttctatacaaagtacatcacgtgaaatgctgggctgagtgAATCAGGAACTGTAATCAAGATTGTGAGACATATCaacgacctcagatatgcagatgataccactctaatggcagaaagtgaagaggaactaaagagcctcttgttgagggtgaaaaaggagattgaaaaagctggcttaaaactcaaaattcataaATGGTTAActtattttgttctcttctcaTAGTATTCTGTCTTCATGTAGATCTAAGGAGGAGATCAAACTTAAAGATGAGTGATGTAACAATTATCCCCTGAAgttaaattacattaaataacTGACTTGTAGGCAAGATTTGCTAAGGACGATGAAATACCCCTGGGTTTTAATTAGCTACAGCTAAGAAACTTTGGAGAATTTGTTTACAAAAAGGATATGTGGTAGCACTTTTAAGGTTCAAGAGAAAAGTCTCATGCAAAGGTACCATCTATAAATCAACAAAGATACTTATTGTAGCTGAACTAGTAGGTACTTTTCAGTCTTACAAATTTCTTTCTTGGGGAACTAACAACTGCCTGGGGATCAGCTGGACCTATGAACTTATGTCAAACCATGGACCTACATCAGTTATGTTCATAggtgagttgttgttgttgttgtttttccaggAAATCAAATAATCAGAGACTCTCAGGTTCAAGTGGATTTTGCAAATCATCCTCACCGATCTTAGATTAAACTGCTTATTTAGGAAGCAAAACATCAAGAAAGGTAGACTCAATTCCAGTATTatcaaactggaagaaaaatatgtGTCTTATTGCTATATAAATTAGAGTAGTCAATAAATTAATTCTAATTAAATGAGAATAAAGATGTAATTGCAATTTAGATACAAAACTTTCTCCATTTAATAATGCAACATAGGAAATTTCCTACAATATTGTACAATTTTTTAGAACACTTCTGTTAAAAACTGTACATTAATCAAAGAGATGCACTGTATTGTAgctatcaaattttaaaattttgaacagTCCGTGTAGTTTCTCAGTTTTCTACACTTCATAATAATTATGTTgaacatatatgtaaataatgatttatctactttaaatgtgttttcttttacagTTTATCCCTAGAAAGAGTTTCATGGtgccaaagaaaaaggaaaaagtggtttttatttcttcatcaggGTGTATGTgaatgttcagttgtgtctgactctttgaccccatggactgtagctcgagaggatcctctgtccatggaattctccaggctagaatactggggtgcgttgtcgtttcctcctccagggcattcctatcccagggaccaaacctgtgcttcctgcatctcctgcattggcagacggattctttaccacttagccacttgagaagcccttttattttttcatagttatccctaaataacttttattaattatgtaaaattcttattttatatacacCATACTTTTTTCTGATACACTAGAGGATCCCACCCCAGAATAAGGGAATACAATAATCTGCTTCACTTTGCTTTCACATAAGTATGAAATTTTCATAttggattattaaaaaataaagctctttATCAActtatttttgaaaggaaaagacttatttttgaagaatacattttattttattcatgtctTTTCCTTAGGAAATTTATGTCCTCCAAACTTCTCATTCTCTTAGTAATGCCTTCAAACCAGGATTCCTTCAAACCAGGAATGATGATTGATGGATGCTATGGGGATTTAAGAAAAGGCATGTATCAGAAACATAAGGCATGGGAAGGTCATTTCTGTCATGGATGGATGAGTTGCTGCTGTTTGGTAATAAAATTTCAGGCATTAAAGGGCATTTAACAGGCATACATTTTACAACTTAGGTGAACACATGTACATTAACATACAAAGTTTGTGTCCAGAAAAAAATTTGATAAATGAGTCAACTTATAATAGGTACTTACAATAAATAGTAGATTTTAGATATGTTTGagttagtgtatatatatatttatatcaacgtatattatctatttatctaacttatctaagaaaccatttttttctccatattaGCTTTTTACTTAGAACTTTGAATGTAAGGATTTCCTGTACTTAATAGATCCTATTGTACTTAACACCTATgcaaaaggtgttttttttttttttttatctttcatatcTACTGAAACTGTAAATTTATTGAATTTGGCTGTACGTGGAACagaatttttcagaataaaaactaATGCTTAAAATATTATAGTTATCTTGATTTTAATATGACCCAGTAACATATTGTTTCCTAAAGAGAATTGTTTTCATACTTACCCCATAATGTGTGCCAGAAAGTATCAGAAAGTATTAAATTAAAGTGTAGCTTCCTTTCAAACATTAatttatgtttcttaaaaaaagtaATGATAAACAAGGCTGGAGGATGAGGGCATTTGAATTCTTGCTAAGATTATGGTCTAAGGAAGCAGGACAATTTTACCCATAGAGGATGACAACTCATCAAGCATTCTCTCATAACCTAATAGGTTTCAGTATTGCTGACATCATGTGTTCACCGCACTAAAGTAGGGACAGTGAGGAAACATGCCTAAATAGCTTTATGTGTTCTGACAGATAGATACCAGTCAATGTGCATTGCCAAGGACTTATATACATTTCCCTCAACTGCCTGCTTGGATACATATTTGTTGGCcatgtttttctctctgtgattAGTGCTGAGGGTTCAAATATAAATTCTCCTAGAAAAAGGAATAACTCTTACCTTTGTGAGGATCCCTCACAATATACATCTGAGAATTACGATTGTAACCTTAGAGACAGTTGGAAACATTGGGCATTCAGAAGACTTAGCAGAGTCAAATGCAGTTGGAACCAGAAGGATAATCCAGATCTCATGTACATAGCACCATGTTTTTCAATAAATTACAAATTGAAAGTTGCCCTATAGATGATTTACAGATCACAGGTACTAGGTGTTTGAAGAGATTAAAAGATATCATGGAAGAAGTAAGAAACCCTTGTAAGAAACAAGTAGTGGGGCAAGAATGCCAAGGGCATGCTCCATAGTTACACTAACTGCTGTTTTTGTTCTAAGTGCAGACCACACATCTTTCATGATTAACAGGTATCATACTTTATTCCTTTGTAGGTAATTCAGACCCCCAGGAAGGTATTACTTGCTGAATGGATGTCCTCAGGCCTCCCAGCAATGTGACTGAATTTGTTCTCTTGGGACTCACACAGAATCCACACTTGCAGAAAATACTCTTTGTTGTCTTTTTGCTCATTTTCCTGTTTACTGTGTTGGCCAACCTGCTCATTGTCATTACAATCTCCTTCAGCCCCACACTTTCTGCTCCCATGTACTTCTTTCTAACTTATTTGGCCTTCATAGATGCCTCCTTCACTTCTGTCACCACCCCCAAAATAACCATTGACCTGTTGTACCAGAGGACAACCATCTCCTGGGGTGGCTGTTTGACTCAGCTCTTTTTAGTACACTTTCTTGGAGGAACAGAGGTGATTGTCCTCATTGTCATGGCGTATGACCGCTACGTGGCCATCTGTAAGCCTCTGCACTACACGGCCATCATGCGACAGGGGCTCTGCCAGCTCCTGGTAGTGGTGGCCTGGATCGGGGGTATCATGCATGCCACTGTGCAGATTCTTTTCATGGTCAACTTGACCTTCTGTGGTCTCTATGTAATTGATCACTTCATGTGTGATTTCTTCTCACTTTTGGAAATTGCCTGCGGCAACACCTACAAGATCGGAATTATAGTGGCAGCCAACAGTGGGGCCATGTGCTTGCTCATTTTCTCCATGCTCCTCATCTCCTACATAGTCATCCTGAGCTCCCTGAAATCCCATGGCTCTGAAGGACGGCACAAAGCCCTCTCTACATGTGGTGCTCACTTTACAATAGTGGTACTCTACTTTGTCCCTTGTATATTCAGCTACACCCGACCTGTGACTACTTACTCTGCAGACAAATTGGTAACTGTGTTCTTTGCAATCCTCACACCCATGTTGAATCCTATAATTTACACAGTGAGAAATATAGAAGTGAAAAATGCCATGAGTAGTTTGTTCAAGAGGAATGTAATGTAGGCTGTTCATAATAGCAACAAAGTGATGGTTTACATACATAGAACAGATATTGTGTGGGTGTGatcaaagttgcttcagtcatatccaactctttgacaccctaggaactgtagcccagattttttaccactgagccactgagaaagCCCATAAAA from Bos mutus isolate GX-2022 chromosome 19, NWIPB_WYAK_1.1, whole genome shotgun sequence encodes:
- the LOC102266716 gene encoding olfactory receptor 4C3D-like — protein: MDVLRPPSNVTEFVLLGLTQNPHLQKILFVVFLLIFLFTVLANLLIVITISFSPTLSAPMYFFLTYLAFIDASFTSVTTPKITIDLLYQRTTISWGGCLTQLFLVHFLGGTEVIVLIVMAYDRYVAICKPLHYTAIMRQGLCQLLVVVAWIGGIMHATVQILFMVNLTFCGLYVIDHFMCDFFSLLEIACGNTYKIGIIVAANSGAMCLLIFSMLLISYIVILSSLKSHGSEGRHKALSTCGAHFTIVVLYFVPCIFSYTRPVTTYSADKLVTVFFAILTPMLNPIIYTVRNIEVKNAMSSLFKRNVM